Proteins from a single region of Oncorhynchus nerka isolate Pitt River linkage group LG18, Oner_Uvic_2.0, whole genome shotgun sequence:
- the LOC115146426 gene encoding uncharacterized protein LOC115146426 isoform X1, with product MFHKGPFHHCNTRRQHSDRRLHITSLISKSNMSILRFLLVLLLTINTATTAMFRGRTTDVYLVSPGFDVVYRPNAVTLRKPPTLGREPINRIRAEPSVDQYGLKGDSICLVVAEPPEMINGVQWRKDNDVLFGDKEISPKYKEKVDYNNDNHSLCIKNLMETDSGIYMVNYRKHWKQSTTTYRLLVEDHVPKPVMDVTSLFNTSVGCCDVTVNCSVKDGWMLSVCDSGQCTLSQQSPSLTCGNMTISVLTGRIQCTSSNHISTQTISQPLEDCSGNVKASVLPVGTIVGCVTGTGILLLVAVLLGVGYIKHTRRQKIPKEQSPLEEVIVPRVYNSVKTSPGREEPQHLLTRTTALSCPEPRHSPDQNHTPLLSRTTPLSCPEPQHSPDQNHSTLLTRTTALS from the exons ATGTTCCATAAAGGCCCGTTTCATCACTGCAATACAAGGCGACAGCACTCTGACAGAAGACTGCATATTACATCTCTCATTTCCAAAAGTAACATGAGTATTCTGCGGTTTCTTCTCGTTCTATTGCTAACTATCAACACAG CGAcaactgccatgttcaggggcagaacgacagatgtttaccttgtcagcccggGATTTGATGTCGTTTACCGGCCCAACGCTGTAACTCTCCGGAAACCACCCACTTTGGGCCGAGAACCAATCAACA GAATCAGGGCAGAACCTTCAGTGGACCAGTATGGGTTGAAGGGGGATTCAATATGTCTGGTTGTTGCAGAACCTCCTGAGATGATCAACGGAGTTCAATGGAGGAAGGACAATGATGTACTATTTGGAGACAAAGAGATCTCTCCTAAATACAAGGAGAAGGTGGACTATAACAATGATAACCATTCTCTGTGTATTAAGAATCTAATGGAAACTGACAGTGGAATTTACATGGTAAACTACAGGAAACATTGGAAACAATCAACtactacatatagactgttagtgGAGG ATCATGTTCCCAAACCAGTCATGGATGTCACATCTCTCTTCAACACAAGTGTGGGTTGCTGTGATGTCACAGTGAACTGTTCAGTTAAAGATGGCTGGATGTTGTCTGTCTGTGACAGCGGTCAGTGTACACTGTCACAACAGTCTCCGTCACTAACCTGTGGTAACATGACCATCTCCGTATTGACTGGAAGGATCCAATGCACCAGCAGCAACCACATCAGCACACAGACCATCTCTCAACCCTTGGAGGACT gTAGTGGTAATGTGAAAGCCTCAGTGTTACCAGTTGGCACCATTGTGGGTTGTGTTACTGGTACTGGTATATTACTCCTAGTTGCTGTGTTACTTGGTGTTGGATACATCAAACATACCAGAAGACAGAAAATACCTAAAGAACAAAGTCCACTAGAAGAG GTCATTGTTCCAAGAGTTTACAACTCAGTGAAGACCTCACCAGGGAGAGAAGAACCACAGCATCTCCTTACCAGAACCACAGCCCTCTCCTGTCCAGAACCACGACACTCTCCTGACCAGAACCACACCCCTCTCCTGTCCAGAACCACACCACTCTCCTGTCCAGAACCACAGCACTCTCCTGACCAGAACCACAGCACTCTCCTGACCAGAACCACAGCACTCTCCTGA
- the LOC115146426 gene encoding uncharacterized protein LOC115146426 isoform X3, with amino-acid sequence MFRGRTTDVYLVSPGFDVVYRPNAVTLRKPPTLGREPINRIRAEPSVDQYGLKGDSICLVVAEPPEMINGVQWRKDNDVLFGDKEISPKYKEKVDYNNDNHSLCIKNLMETDSGIYMVNYRKHWKQSTTTYRLLVEDHVPKPVMDVTSLFNTSVGCCDVTVNCSVKDGWMLSVCDSGQCTLSQQSPSLTCGNMTISVLTGRIQCTSSNHISTQTISQPLEDCSGNVKASVLPVGTIVGCVTGTGILLLVAVLLGVGYIKHTRRQKIPKEQSPLEEVIVPRVYNSVKTSPGREEPQHLLTRTTALSCPEPRHSPDQNHTPLLSRTTPLSCPEPQHSPDQNHSTLLTRTTALS; translated from the exons atgttcaggggcagaacgacagatgtttaccttgtcagcccggGATTTGATGTCGTTTACCGGCCCAACGCTGTAACTCTCCGGAAACCACCCACTTTGGGCCGAGAACCAATCAACA GAATCAGGGCAGAACCTTCAGTGGACCAGTATGGGTTGAAGGGGGATTCAATATGTCTGGTTGTTGCAGAACCTCCTGAGATGATCAACGGAGTTCAATGGAGGAAGGACAATGATGTACTATTTGGAGACAAAGAGATCTCTCCTAAATACAAGGAGAAGGTGGACTATAACAATGATAACCATTCTCTGTGTATTAAGAATCTAATGGAAACTGACAGTGGAATTTACATGGTAAACTACAGGAAACATTGGAAACAATCAACtactacatatagactgttagtgGAGG ATCATGTTCCCAAACCAGTCATGGATGTCACATCTCTCTTCAACACAAGTGTGGGTTGCTGTGATGTCACAGTGAACTGTTCAGTTAAAGATGGCTGGATGTTGTCTGTCTGTGACAGCGGTCAGTGTACACTGTCACAACAGTCTCCGTCACTAACCTGTGGTAACATGACCATCTCCGTATTGACTGGAAGGATCCAATGCACCAGCAGCAACCACATCAGCACACAGACCATCTCTCAACCCTTGGAGGACT gTAGTGGTAATGTGAAAGCCTCAGTGTTACCAGTTGGCACCATTGTGGGTTGTGTTACTGGTACTGGTATATTACTCCTAGTTGCTGTGTTACTTGGTGTTGGATACATCAAACATACCAGAAGACAGAAAATACCTAAAGAACAAAGTCCACTAGAAGAG GTCATTGTTCCAAGAGTTTACAACTCAGTGAAGACCTCACCAGGGAGAGAAGAACCACAGCATCTCCTTACCAGAACCACAGCCCTCTCCTGTCCAGAACCACGACACTCTCCTGACCAGAACCACACCCCTCTCCTGTCCAGAACCACACCACTCTCCTGTCCAGAACCACAGCACTCTCCTGACCAGAACCACAGCACTCTCCTGACCAGAACCACAGCACTCTCCTGA
- the LOC115146426 gene encoding uncharacterized protein LOC115146426 isoform X2: MFHKGPFHHCNTRRQHSDRRLHITSLISKSNMSILRFLLVLLLTINTGIRAEPSVDQYGLKGDSICLVVAEPPEMINGVQWRKDNDVLFGDKEISPKYKEKVDYNNDNHSLCIKNLMETDSGIYMVNYRKHWKQSTTTYRLLVEDHVPKPVMDVTSLFNTSVGCCDVTVNCSVKDGWMLSVCDSGQCTLSQQSPSLTCGNMTISVLTGRIQCTSSNHISTQTISQPLEDCSGNVKASVLPVGTIVGCVTGTGILLLVAVLLGVGYIKHTRRQKIPKEQSPLEEVIVPRVYNSVKTSPGREEPQHLLTRTTALSCPEPRHSPDQNHTPLLSRTTPLSCPEPQHSPDQNHSTLLTRTTALS; encoded by the exons ATGTTCCATAAAGGCCCGTTTCATCACTGCAATACAAGGCGACAGCACTCTGACAGAAGACTGCATATTACATCTCTCATTTCCAAAAGTAACATGAGTATTCTGCGGTTTCTTCTCGTTCTATTGCTAACTATCAACACAG GAATCAGGGCAGAACCTTCAGTGGACCAGTATGGGTTGAAGGGGGATTCAATATGTCTGGTTGTTGCAGAACCTCCTGAGATGATCAACGGAGTTCAATGGAGGAAGGACAATGATGTACTATTTGGAGACAAAGAGATCTCTCCTAAATACAAGGAGAAGGTGGACTATAACAATGATAACCATTCTCTGTGTATTAAGAATCTAATGGAAACTGACAGTGGAATTTACATGGTAAACTACAGGAAACATTGGAAACAATCAACtactacatatagactgttagtgGAGG ATCATGTTCCCAAACCAGTCATGGATGTCACATCTCTCTTCAACACAAGTGTGGGTTGCTGTGATGTCACAGTGAACTGTTCAGTTAAAGATGGCTGGATGTTGTCTGTCTGTGACAGCGGTCAGTGTACACTGTCACAACAGTCTCCGTCACTAACCTGTGGTAACATGACCATCTCCGTATTGACTGGAAGGATCCAATGCACCAGCAGCAACCACATCAGCACACAGACCATCTCTCAACCCTTGGAGGACT gTAGTGGTAATGTGAAAGCCTCAGTGTTACCAGTTGGCACCATTGTGGGTTGTGTTACTGGTACTGGTATATTACTCCTAGTTGCTGTGTTACTTGGTGTTGGATACATCAAACATACCAGAAGACAGAAAATACCTAAAGAACAAAGTCCACTAGAAGAG GTCATTGTTCCAAGAGTTTACAACTCAGTGAAGACCTCACCAGGGAGAGAAGAACCACAGCATCTCCTTACCAGAACCACAGCCCTCTCCTGTCCAGAACCACGACACTCTCCTGACCAGAACCACACCCCTCTCCTGTCCAGAACCACACCACTCTCCTGTCCAGAACCACAGCACTCTCCTGACCAGAACCACAGCACTCTCCTGACCAGAACCACAGCACTCTCCTGA